A genome region from Apus apus isolate bApuApu2 chromosome 2, bApuApu2.pri.cur, whole genome shotgun sequence includes the following:
- the UPP1 gene encoding uridine phosphorylase 1 isoform X2 — MKAFIAYIAEELGLGSPGCDFPNICAGTDRYAMYKVGPVLSVSHGMGIPSISIMLHELIKLLYHAKCSNITIIRIGTSGGIGLEPGSVVITRQSVDATFKPQFEQVVLGKTVIRSTNLDEELTKELMQCSNEIGQFNTVIGNTMCTLDFYEGQGRLDGAICLYTEEEKLQYLKEAYDSGVRNIEMESSVFAAMCNLSGVRAAVVCVTLLNRLEGDQISSSHDVLVEYQQRPQKLVGYFIKKSLQKV, encoded by the exons ATGAAAGCTTTTATTGCCTACATAGCTGAAGAACTGGGGCTTGGAAGCCCTGGTTGTGACTTTCCCAACATCTGTGCTGGAACGGACCGTTACGCAATGTACAAAGTGGGGCCTGTTTTGTCAGTCAGT caCGGTATGGGCATTCCTTCTATTTCAATCATGTTGCACGAGCTGATCAAACTGTTGTATCATGCCAAGTGTTCCAACATAACCATTATTCGCATTGGCACCTCTGGTGGAATAG gtctggagccaggctctgtGGTTATAACTAGGCAGTCTGTAGATGCCACCTTCAAACCTCAGTTTGAACAGGTTGTTCTGGGAAAGACTGTGATTCGCAGTACAAACCTAGATGAAGAGCTCACTAAGGAGCTGATGCAGTGCAGTAATGAAATTGGTCAATTCAATACAGTCATTGGGAACACTATGTGCACTCTGGATTTCTATGAAG GacagggcaggttggatggtgcaATCTGCTTATATACTGAAGAAGAGAAACTGCAATATTTGAAGGAAGCTTATGATTCTGGTGTCAGAAACATAGAGATGGAGTCTTCTGTGTTTGCTGCAATGTGTAATCTCAGCGGTGTCAGAG cTGCTGTAGTGTGTGTCACTCTTCTGAATCGGCTTGAAGGGGATCAGATTAGTAGCTCACATGATGTACTTGTGGAGTATCAGCAGAGGCCACAGAAGTTAGTGGGATATTTCATTAAGAAAAGTCTTCAGAAAGTATGA
- the UPP1 gene encoding uridine phosphorylase 1 isoform X1, with amino-acid sequence MAPGVSNEKKADDEQSSKENFICLCNPHLEKMKEDILYHFALGTGTHDFPALFGDVKFVCVGGSPSRMKAFIAYIAEELGLGSPGCDFPNICAGTDRYAMYKVGPVLSVSHGMGIPSISIMLHELIKLLYHAKCSNITIIRIGTSGGIGLEPGSVVITRQSVDATFKPQFEQVVLGKTVIRSTNLDEELTKELMQCSNEIGQFNTVIGNTMCTLDFYEGQGRLDGAICLYTEEEKLQYLKEAYDSGVRNIEMESSVFAAMCNLSGVRAAVVCVTLLNRLEGDQISSSHDVLVEYQQRPQKLVGYFIKKSLQKV; translated from the exons ATGGCTCCTGGTGTCTCAAATGAGAAGAAAGCTGATGATGAACAGTCTTCAAA AGAGAATTTTATCTGTCTCTGCAACCCTCACctggagaaaatgaaagaagacaTCCTGTACCATTTTGCTCTTGGGACTGGTACCCATGATTTTCCAGCATTGTTTGGAGATGTTAAG TTTGTATGTGTTGGAGGAAGTCCTTCACGGATGAAAGCTTTTATTGCCTACATAGCTGAAGAACTGGGGCTTGGAAGCCCTGGTTGTGACTTTCCCAACATCTGTGCTGGAACGGACCGTTACGCAATGTACAAAGTGGGGCCTGTTTTGTCAGTCAGT caCGGTATGGGCATTCCTTCTATTTCAATCATGTTGCACGAGCTGATCAAACTGTTGTATCATGCCAAGTGTTCCAACATAACCATTATTCGCATTGGCACCTCTGGTGGAATAG gtctggagccaggctctgtGGTTATAACTAGGCAGTCTGTAGATGCCACCTTCAAACCTCAGTTTGAACAGGTTGTTCTGGGAAAGACTGTGATTCGCAGTACAAACCTAGATGAAGAGCTCACTAAGGAGCTGATGCAGTGCAGTAATGAAATTGGTCAATTCAATACAGTCATTGGGAACACTATGTGCACTCTGGATTTCTATGAAG GacagggcaggttggatggtgcaATCTGCTTATATACTGAAGAAGAGAAACTGCAATATTTGAAGGAAGCTTATGATTCTGGTGTCAGAAACATAGAGATGGAGTCTTCTGTGTTTGCTGCAATGTGTAATCTCAGCGGTGTCAGAG cTGCTGTAGTGTGTGTCACTCTTCTGAATCGGCTTGAAGGGGATCAGATTAGTAGCTCACATGATGTACTTGTGGAGTATCAGCAGAGGCCACAGAAGTTAGTGGGATATTTCATTAAGAAAAGTCTTCAGAAAGTATGA